A stretch of the Verrucomicrobiia bacterium genome encodes the following:
- a CDS encoding transposase yields YLWRCLVYIEMNMVRCGVVKHPREWEWVGYREIMGARKRYRLVDVDRLCWRLQTGDVNEVRKNLEQSVAERIAQDRMTREPWWTQALAVGSREFVGAVEPRIQTRRELEVEETETGWLLKDECIPYKARTGPENACKAMD; encoded by the coding sequence GTATCTGTGGCGCTGCCTGGTGTATATCGAAATGAACATGGTGCGCTGCGGAGTTGTGAAGCATCCGCGAGAATGGGAATGGGTGGGTTACAGGGAAATCATGGGCGCACGAAAACGTTATCGGCTTGTGGATGTGGATCGGTTGTGCTGGCGATTGCAAACAGGGGATGTGAACGAGGTTCGGAAGAATCTGGAGCAGAGTGTTGCGGAGCGAATTGCTCAGGACCGGATGACGCGCGAACCATGGTGGACGCAGGCGTTGGCAGTCGGGAGCAGAGAGTTCGTGGGGGCGGTCGAACCGCGGATTCAAACACGGCGTGAGTTGGAGGTTGAGGAGACGGAAACCGGGTGGTTGCTGAAAGATGAATGCATCCCTTACAAGGCAAGAACGGGGCCAGAAAACGCCTGCAAGGCCATGGATTGA
- a CDS encoding CBS domain-containing protein, protein MIPTGTINEILRNKGTELWSVSPDVTVFDAIQIMADKNVGALLVMENGQLVGILSERDYTRKVALRGKSSKELKVREITTDKVTTATPDHSVEDCMRLMTENRVRHLPIVQGGEVKGIVSIGDLVNWIISAQTSTIHQLETYITGYSA, encoded by the coding sequence ATGATCCCCACAGGCACCATCAACGAAATCCTCCGCAACAAGGGAACTGAACTCTGGTCCGTGTCACCCGATGTCACTGTGTTCGATGCCATCCAGATCATGGCAGACAAGAACGTGGGCGCTTTGCTGGTGATGGAGAATGGACAGCTGGTCGGAATTCTCTCTGAACGCGACTACACTCGTAAAGTCGCGCTCCGAGGGAAATCCTCCAAGGAATTGAAAGTGCGCGAGATCACCACAGACAAAGTCACGACTGCGACGCCGGATCATTCGGTGGAGGATTGCATGCGGTTGATGACTGAAAATCGCGTCCGCCATCTGCCCATCGTGCAGGGTGGCGAAGTCAAGGGAATCGTCTCCATCGGCGACCTCGTGAACTGGATCATCTCTGCGCAGACGAGCACGATCCACCAGCTGGAAACCTACATAACCGGCTATTCTGCGTAA
- the folB gene encoding dihydroneopterin aldolase, which produces MARISIVDLEVFFNVGVTDEERAQPQRLLISVDMTADIAQAAVSDRVEKTINYFEVVQEIIRYGEGRSWKLLERLASNVADLILTKFKPDDVTIEVKKFIIPQTRYVSVTLAQRR; this is translated from the coding sequence ATGGCAAGAATCAGTATCGTGGATCTCGAAGTTTTTTTTAATGTGGGCGTCACTGACGAGGAGCGCGCGCAGCCGCAACGCCTCCTCATCTCAGTCGACATGACCGCCGACATTGCACAGGCCGCAGTGTCGGATCGCGTGGAGAAGACGATCAATTACTTCGAAGTCGTGCAAGAGATCATCCGCTACGGCGAAGGCCGGAGCTGGAAGCTGCTTGAAAGACTTGCCAGCAACGTGGCGGATTTGATTCTCACCAAGTTCAAACCGGATGACGTGACGATCGAGGTGAAAAAATTCATCATACCGCAAACACGGTATGTGTCCGTCACGCTCGCGCAAAGGCGGTGA
- a CDS encoding glycosyltransferase, whose protein sequence is MANTTLLKNFAHMDIMEIVGRVTGAALQLPRSKNRGAFSRRRIARRKILAPRISIIIPAHNEEHYLRHTLDALKRQSYRNFEVIVVANGCSDRTEDAARDACDRLVVLSQKSLGVARNLGARMAKGELLVFLDADTLLDPNALKTIAHKFTRRHAAGTIRGKPDSDRLAYRIIYGVKNLIHRTSLHHGSSGVILCWRRHFMKLGGFRENLEVRENSELIKRLERFGRYACISRAVAVTSMRRYEHRGVGRMVWMWTRLWFESLFRDLKDRKYETVR, encoded by the coding sequence ATGGCGAATACGACGCTGTTAAAGAACTTTGCTCACATGGATATCATGGAGATCGTGGGAAGGGTGACCGGGGCTGCGCTGCAACTGCCGCGCAGTAAAAACCGCGGGGCTTTCAGCCGCAGGCGCATCGCGCGCCGAAAAATCCTCGCGCCAAGAATCTCAATCATCATTCCAGCTCACAACGAGGAACACTACTTGCGCCATACCCTCGACGCCCTGAAACGCCAGAGTTACCGAAACTTCGAGGTGATCGTTGTCGCCAATGGCTGTTCCGATCGTACGGAGGATGCCGCCCGCGACGCGTGTGATCGCCTTGTTGTGCTGTCGCAAAAGAGCTTGGGTGTCGCCCGAAATCTTGGCGCGCGCATGGCCAAAGGAGAACTGCTTGTATTCCTCGACGCGGACACGCTGCTCGATCCGAACGCGCTCAAGACCATCGCGCACAAGTTTACCAGGCGTCATGCCGCTGGAACCATTCGCGGAAAGCCGGATTCCGATCGTCTCGCCTATCGAATCATCTACGGCGTCAAGAACCTGATTCATCGGACGTCCCTGCATCATGGAAGTTCCGGAGTGATCCTGTGCTGGCGGCGTCACTTCATGAAGCTGGGCGGTTTTCGGGAGAATCTCGAAGTGCGGGAAAATAGCGAATTGATCAAGCGGCTGGAGAGATTTGGGCGGTATGCCTGCATCAGCCGCGCTGTTGCAGTGACTTCAATGCGGCGATACGAGCATCGCGGCGTCGGCCGGATGGTTTGGATGTGGACACGGCTTTGGTTTGAATCGTTGTTCCGCGATTTGAAGGATCGCAAGTACGAGACGGTTCGGTAA